Part of the Nocardioides perillae genome is shown below.
TTCCTCGCGGTGCTGCCCGGGGTGGTCGCGGACCTCCGCGCCGAGACCGGCCTGTGAGCGCGCCCGCGCCCGACCTCGAGCTCGACTGCCGCGACCTGCGCTGCCCCCGACCGGTGATCGAGCTGGCGCGCCACCTCGCCGAGGTGCCGGTCGGCGGCGTGCTGGCGGTCGTCGCGACCGACGTCGCCGCACGCACCGACGTGCCCGCCTGGTGCCGGATGCGCGGGCAGGAGTTCCTCGGCGAGGACGCCGCCGACGACGGGGCCCCGCGCTACCTCGTGCGCCGGCTCAGCTGACGGGCAGGTGGGGGCGGACCTCGGCGGCCGCCTCCGCGCCGTACGACGCCTCGACGCGTCCGGCGAAGCCGTCGCTGGTGAAGGTGTACTCCTGCGTCCCGACCGTCTCGACGACGTAGGCGGCGAGCACGCAGCCGACCTGGGCCGCGCGCTCGAGACCGAGCCCCCACGACAGCGCGCCGAGGTAGCCCGCCCGGAAGGCGTCGCCCACTCCGGTCGGCTCGACGGCCGCGACGTCGCGCGCCGCGGCCACCACCAGGTCGGGCTCGCCCGCCCGCCGCACGCGGACCCCGGCGGCGCCCAGCGTGGTGACCTGCGTGCCCACGCGGTCGAGGACCTCCTCGGCGCTCCAGCCGGTCTTCTGCTCGATCAGGTGCGACTCGTACTCGTTGGAGAACAGGATGGCGGCGCCGTCGACGAGGTCGCGGATCAGCTCGCCGTCGCCGAACGCGAGCTGCTGGCCGGGGTCGGCGATGAACGGGTAGCCCCGCTGGCGGCACTCGGCGGTGTGGCGGCGCATCCCGTCGGGGTCGTCGGGGCCGACGAGGACGTGCTCGGGCTCGCCGACGCGCGCCGCGATCGGGGCCAGCTCGATCAGCCGGGCCTCGGCCATCGCGCCGGGGTAGAACGAGGCGAACTGCGCCATCGTCTCGTCGGTGGTGCACACGAAGCGGGCGGTGTGCTTGGACTCGGAGATGCGCACGTGGTCGCAGTCGACACCGTGCCGCTCCAGCCAGGAGCGGTAGTCGCCGAAGTCCTCGCCGGCGGCCCCCACGAGGACGGGCCGCAGGCCGAGCCGCGCCAGGCCGAAGGCGATGTTGGGGCCGACGCCGCCGCGACGGATCTCGAGGTCCTCGACGAGGAACGAGACCGACAGCTTGTCGAGCTGGTCGACGACCAGCGAGTCGGCGAACTTCCCCTGGAAGGTCATGAGGTGGTCGGTGGCGATGGAGCCCGCGATCAGCAAGGACATGGTGGGCGACCCTACTAGGACTACCCGCAGGTAAGGCCTAGCGTCGGCTGCATGAGCCCTGCCGCGCAGCCCGACCCCGCGAGCCACCTCGCCTACGACGACCTCGACAGCCTGGCGCAGATGCGGGCCGACGCGGGCTCGGCGCAGGCCCACCTGCCGCGTGCCCGTGCGCTGGCCGACGCCGCCCGTGCCGCGGTGCGCCCCGCCCCCAGCATCCGCTTCGAGGACTACCCCCGCGAGGTCGCCAAGCGCGACGTGCGGGTCGACGAGGCCGCCGCGCGGCTGGCGCGCCACCTCGGCCTCGGCTGAGCCCTCGCTCCGACGGGGCTCGGCGGGCCTCCGCACGACGAAGGCCCCCACCGCGGCGGTGGGGGCCTTCGTCGTGCAGCGTCGTGTGCAGCGCCCTGTGCGCCCGGGCGGGCGTCAGGCGCTCAGTGGAACGAGTCGCCGCAGGCGCAGGAGCCGGTGGCGTTGGGGTTGTCGATCGTGAAGCCCTGCTTCTCGATCGAGTCCACGAAGTCGATCATCGCGCCGTTGAGGTAGGGCACGCTCATGCGGTCGACCACGACGGTGACGCCGTCGAAGTCGGTGGTCACGTCGCCGTCGAGCGTGCGCTCGTCGAAGAACAGCTGGTAACGCAGACCCGAGCAGCCACCGGGCTGCACGGAGATGCGGAGCGCGAGGTCGTCGCGGCCTTCCTGCTCGAGGAGGCTCTTGACCTTCGCGGCGGCGACCTGGCTGAGGTTGATCTGGTCGGTCCGGCGCTCGTCGGTGGTCTCGACCTGCTCGGTCATCACATCGGTCCAATCACTGGAGGGTGGAGAAGTCTCGCTGGGTCCAAGTCTCGCACACGCGGGTTTGTTCCCCCGCCGCTCGACGGGGTGGACCCCCGGGGCACCGGCCGCGCCGGCGACCTCAGCGCGACCAGGTGCGGGCCACGCGCTCGGCGAGGTCGGCCAGCGCCGCCGCCGGCTCCGCCAGCGAGCGCTCCTGGCCGACGAGCTCGGAGACCGAGTACGCCGACTCCACGCCGAGCGCGCGCATCTCGCGTGAGCCGACCAGCACCTGCCCGGCGAGCGCCACGCAGGGGCGCAGCGCCTCGGCGGCGACGGCCGCCACGCCGTAGGGCACCTTGCCCGAGCGGCTCGAGAAGTCGAAGGCGCCCTCCCCGGTGACCACGAGGTCGGCCGCGGCCGCCCGGCGCGGCAGGCCGACCGCGTCGGCCACCAGCGCGACCCCGGGCACACGGGAGGCGCCGAGCAGCAGCAGCGCGAAGCCGAGGCCGCCCGCGGCACCGGCCCCCGGCTCGAGCGAGGCGCGCCGGTCGGTCGCGTGCGCGAGCTCCTCGAGCCAGCCGTCGACCACCGGCAGCCGCTCCTCGGCCAGTCCCTTCTGGGGGCCGAAGGTCTTGGCCGCGCCGAAGAGCCCGGTGAGCGGGCTGTCGACGTCGGAGGCGACGACCAGCTCGACGCCGGCGACCCGCGCCCGGGCCGCGGCGAGGTCGACCGTGCGGACCCCGGCGAGGCCGGCGGGGCCCCGGTCGAGGGGCACGTCGGCGCGAGCCCCGAGGGCCGCGAGCAGGCCGGCGCCGCCGTCGGTGGTGCCGCTGCCGCCCAGCCCGACCACGACGCGGCGGGCGCCGGCGTCCACGGCGGCCGCGACGAGCTCCCCGACCCCGACCGTCGTCGCGCGCTCCGCGAGGGCACCGGACCCCCGTCCCCCGGTGAGCTGCACCCCGCACGCCTGGGCGCTCTCGACGTAGGCCGTGCCGTCGACCAGGAGCACCGCTGCCGGCGCTCCCCCGGCGTCGCCGCCGGGGCCGGTGACCGCCGCGGCGAGCAGCTGACCACCCAGCCCGGCGTGCAGCACGTCGACGAAGCCGGGGCCGCCGTCGGCCATCGGGGCCAGGTCGAGCTCGTCGGCCGGCGCCCGCCGTCGCCAGCCCACCGCGATCGCCTCGGCGGCCTCGACCGCGGTCAGGGTGCCGGCGAACTTGTCGGGAGCCACGAGGACGCGCACCCCTGCATCCTGCCCGTCAGGCAGCGCGCCCGGCACCCGAGGGCCGCCGGCGACCTCCCCTAGGGTCGGCGGCGTGCCCGACGTCCGGATCCGCCCGCTCCGCGAGGACGACGTGCCCGCGGTCGAGCGGGTGCAGGAGACCGGCTTCGCCGCCCTCGACGCGCGCACCCTGCCGCGGGGCCGGCCGCTGCCGCCGCGGCGGACCCCGGAGGAGAACGAGCCGTGGGCGGAGCGGGCACGGCACCTGCTGCGCACCGACCCGGAGGGGTGCTGGGTCGCCGAGCACGGCGACGGCACGGTGGTCGGCTACGCCCTGGCGCTGCGGCGCGAGACGCTGTGGGTGCTGGCGTCCTTCGTGGTGCGTCCCGACGCGCAGGGTCGCGGCGTCGGCACCCAGCTGCTCGCGGCCGCGGCGCAGCACGGCCGCGGCTGCCTGCGCGCGATGCTCTCGGCGAGCGCTGATCCCGCCGCGGTGCGGCGCTACCGGCTCGCCGGCTTCGACCTGCACCCGCAGATGGAGCTGCACGGGCACGTCGACCGGGCGCTGCTCCCGGTCGTGCGCCACGTGCGGCCCGGCACCGAGGCCGACCGCGACCTCCTCGACTCCCTCGACCGCCGTACCCGCCACGCCGCGCACGGCGTGGACCACGCGCTGCTCGCGCGCCAGCTGCGGCTGCTCGTGGTCGACCGGCCCTCGGCGCAGGGCTACGCCTACGTCGACGCGTCGGGCTCGCCGCGGCTGCTGGCCGCCACCGACCGGCGTACGGCTCGGGCCCTGGTGTGGGAGGCGCTGGCCGCGTCGGCGCCCGACGTCGCGGTGAGCGTGCCGCACGTGACGGCCGCCAACCAGTGGGCCCTCGACGTGGGCGTCGAGGCGCGGTTGTCGGTGGCCACGGCGGGCTACCTCGCCGTGCGCGGCCTGCGCCCGCCGGCGCCGTACGTCCACCACGGCTCGCTGCTGTGAGCGCGCCGCCTATCCTGGCGCCATGACGACCGTCGACCTCCCGCTCCTCCCGCTGGGCCGCGGCAGCGACCGGCTCTCCGAGCGCGGCGTGGAGTGCCCCGGCGACCTGCCCGCGGTCTCCGACCCCGACCTGGTCGCCCGCGCCCGGGCCGCGAAGGCCGCGCTCGGCGACCGGGTCTTCGTGCTCGGCCACCACTACCAGCGCGACGAGGTCATCCAGTTCGCCGACGTCACCGGCGACTCGTTCAAGCTCGCCCGCGACGCCGCCGCCCGCCCCGACGCCGAGTACGTCGTGTTCTGCGGCGTGCACTTCATGGCCGAGAGCGCCGACATCCTCACCGGGCCGCAGCAGCAGGTCGTGCTGCCCGACCTCGCCGCCGGCTGCTCGATGGCCGACATGGCGCGCCTCGCCCAGGTCGAGGACGCCTGGGACGCGCTCGTCGACGCGGGCGTCGCCGAGCAGGTCGTGCCGGTGACCTACATGAACTCCTCGGCCGACATCAAGGCCTTCTGCGGGCGCAACGGGGGCGCCGTGTGCACCTCCTCCAACGCCGACGTCGCACTCGAGTGGGCCTTCGAGCAGCGCGGCCCCGGCACCAAGGTGCTGTTCCTGCCCGACCAGCACCTCGGGCGCAACACCGCCGTGCTCAAGATGGGGATGTCGCTCGACGACTGCGTGGTGTGGAACCCCCACCTCCCGGGCGGCGGCCTCACCGTCGAGCAGCTGCGGGACGCGAGGATGGTGCTGTGGAAGGGCCACTGCTCGGTGCACGGCCGCTTCACCGCCGACGTCGTCGACCGGGTGCGCGAGGAGGTGCCGGGCGTCACCGTCCTGGTGCACCCCGAGTGCACCCACGACGTGGTCACCCGGGCCGACCTGGTCGGCTCGACCGAGTTCATCATCAAGACCGTCGAGGCCGCGGAGCCCGGCACGGCCTGGGCCATCGGCACCGAGCTGAACCTCGTCAAGCGGCTCGCGGCCGCCCACCCCGACAAGCGCGTCGTCTTCCTCGACAAGACCGTCTGCTACTGCTCGACGATGAACCGCATCGACCTGCCCCACCTGGTGTGGGCGCTGGAGTCGCTCGTGGCCGGCACGGTGGTGAACCGCATCCAGGTCGACGCCGACACCGAGCACTGGGCGAAGGTCGCGCTGCAGCGGATGCTCGACCTGCCGGGGCGCTCGCACCGCGACTGAGCCGCTCTCCTCAGTCGGCGGAGCCGTCCGGCAGCTCGAACCACACGACGGTGCCGCCGCCGTCGCGCGGCTGCAGACCGATCTCGCCACCGTGCGCGTTGACCACCCGCTTGCAGGTGGCCAGGCCGATGCCCGAGCCCTCGACCCGGGTGTCGACCCGGGTCAGGGGCTCGAAGACCCGCTCGGCGTCGGCCTCGGCCACGCCGATGCCGCGGTCGGCCACCTCGACCCGCCAGCGGCCGTCGAGGCGGGTCGCGCTCACGTCGACGACCGGGGTCGCACCCTCGGGGACGAACTTGGCGGCGTTGGCCACGAGGTTCTGCAGCAGCGCGCGCAGCTGGGTGCGGTCGGCGTGCAGGGTCGGCAGCGCGCCGACGCTCACCTCGGCGTGGGCCAGCGGCCCCTCGAGGTCGGCGAGCACCTCGGCCACCACCTCGCCGAGGTCGACCTCGGTGCGGCGCAGGTCGCCGCCGATGCGGGCGTAGTCGAGCAGCTCGTCGACCAGCTCGCGCATCCGGTTGGTGGCGCTGAGCGCGCGGGTGGCCAGCCAGCTGGCCTGGCCGACCGCGTCGTTCTCGGGCCCGGCCTCCTCGAGCTCCTCGCGCAGCAGCGCGAGCGCCATGCCGACCGCCGTGAGCGGGTTGCGCAGGTCGTGGCTGACCTGCCCGGCGAAGGCAGCGAGCTCCTCGTTGGACCGCTCCAGCTCGCGCTGCACACGCCGCATCCGCGCCAGGGTGGCGGTGAGCTGACGGGTGCGGCGGTCGAGCTCGAGCACGTCGACGATCCGGTCGGCGAGCGTCTGCAGCGAGAGCCGCTGGTGGTCGTCGAGCACGCGCGGCTCGGTGTCGAAGACGCACAGCGTGCCGATCGCCACGCCCTCGGGCGTGACGAGCTGGTGCGCGGCGTAGAAGCGCACGTCGCCGAGCTCGCCGGTGACGAAGGGGTTGTGCTCGAAGCGCGGGTCGAGCCGGGCGTCGACCAGCACCACCGGCTCGGTCTCGTGCAGGATCGCCGCGCACATCGAGTCCTCGCGGCTGCAGATGCTCGCGTCGAAGCCGTGCGCGGCGACCTGGTGCTGCTCGGTGGCGGTGATGAGGTTGATGGTGGCCATCGGCACGCGGGTCACCACCGCGGCCAGCTCGGTGAGCGCCCGCAGCTCACGGCGCGGCTGGCGGGTGAGTGCCTCGTAGGCCGAGAGCTCGGCCTCGCGCCGTGCGTCCTCGGTGGCCCCCGCCGACGCGGTGCCCGCCGTGGCCGCAGTCGTCGTGCCCGCAGTCGTCGTGCCCGCAGTCGTGCTCGCCGTCGTGCTCGCCGTCGTGCTCACAGTCCCGGTGCCCCCCACAAGGCCAGCCAGCGCTGGCGGTCGTCCTCCACCGGCAGGTCACCGGCCACGGCCTGGGCCACCTGCACCTCCCGCAGGGTGTCACGGGTCTGCGGCCCGGTGGGCGAGAAAGGGTAGAAGGTGCCCTGCTTGTACAAGTAGACCAGACCGAGCGGGTGGCCGCTGCCGTCGTCGAAGGCGACGACCGAGCAGAGCAGCCCGGTGGCGAACCCCTGCTCCTCGAGCAGCAGGTGGGCGACGTGCAGGTCGGCGCAGAGCTCGCCGGTGGCCGCTTCCGGGCGCGCGAGGGTGAACCACGTGAAGCCGAAGCGGTCGTGGGAGACCTGCACCGCGGGCATCCGCGGGTCGGCGTCGAGCAGGGCCAGGATGTCGGCGCGCGTGCGGTCGAAGGCCGGCCCGCTGGCTGCGCGCAGGCACAGCGAGGCGGTGCCGGTCGCGTGCAGGCCGAGGGTGGACTCCAGCGTCAGCGCGGCGGTCGGCACGGCGAAGAGCGCGTCGAGGCGGGCGGGGCGGGGCGTCGAGCGGCCCAGCAGCGACTGCCACAGTCCCACGGCGCGCCCCTAGCCCTGCGGCCGACCGAGCTCGGTCTGGATGCGCGCGAGCTGCTCCAGGCGCTGCTCGAGCGACGGGTGGGTGGAGGTGAGGCCCTGCAGGCCGACCCCGCGCACCGCCGGGGCGATGAAGAAGGCGTTCATCGGCTGGGCCGCCCGCAGGTCGCGGGTGGGCGTCGCCTCGATGCCGCCGGCGATCTTCTGCAGCGCGGACGCGAGCGCCGCCGGCCGCATCGTGAGGTAGGCGCCGGCGCGGTCGGCCGACAGCTCGCGGTAGCGCGAGAGCAGCCGGGTCAGGAAGAAGCTCACGGCGTAGACCACGAGGCTCACGACGAGGGCGACCACCCAGAACGGCGCCCCGCCGTTGTCGCGCCGGTTGCCGCCGCCGAAGAACGCGCCGTACTGGGCGCCCTGCGTCAGCAGGCCGGCCGTGATGCCGGCCGACGCGGCGAGCGTCATGACCGCGACGTCGCGGTGGGCGACGTGGGCCAGCTCGTGGGCGAGCACCGCCTCGAGCTCCTCGGCGTCGAGGGTGCGCAGGATGCCGGTCGTCACCACGACCACCGCACGGTCGGGCGAGCGGCCGGTGGCGAAGGCGTTGGGCAGCGGGCTGTCGGCCACGCCGACGCGGGGCTTGGGCATGTCGGCGAGGGCGCAGAGCCGGTCGACCATGCCGTGCAGCTCGGGGGCCTCCTGGGGGGTGACCTCGCGGGCGCGCATCGCCCGCATCGCGACCTTGTCGGAGCTCCACCACTGGTAGGCGGCGACCCCGATGCCGGCCAGGGCGATGAGCGGCGCCAACCCGCGGAAGAGCGACATGAGCACCACGACGAAGCCGACGAAGAGCGCCCCGAGCAGGAAGAGCGTGAGCGTCATCCGGGCCGTGAGACCACGGTCGCCGACGAAGCGTGAGCGGGCCACGGCGCCCCTCAGCCCGGGACCAGGCCGTCGTCGCCGAGCATCTCGCGGACCTCGTCGAGCGTCGCGTCGGCGGGCGGCAGGATCAGGTCGGACTCGTCGAGGCTGTCGGCGGGGTGGGCGACGCCCACCTCGCGGACGCCGTCGAGCAGCGCCGCGAGCGCCGCGGTGAAGGCGGCCTCGTCGCCCGCCTCGACCGCGCGCTCCACGGCCCCGTCGAGCTCGTTGAGGCGGTCGAGCGCGGTCTCGGGCACGTCGAGCTGGCCCTCGCCGAGGATGCGGACGATCACGACCGGCCCTCCTCGTCGGCGACGGGCTGCGCCTGGGCCTCGCCCGCCAGGATCGGGCCCGACTCGGGTGCCTCGATCGCCTGGGGCTGAGCGCCGGCCTTGAGCCGGGCCAGCTCGGCCTCGACATCGGAGGTCGAGGAGAGCGCGTCGAGCTCGCGGGCGATGTCGTCGCCACGGTTGGTCGCGGTGGCGTCGTCGAGGGCGCCCGAGGCGATGAGCTCGTCGATCGCGCCAGCACGGGCCTGCATCTGCGCGGTCTTGTCCTCTGCGCGCTGGATCGCCAGGCCGACGTCGCCCATCTCCTCGCCGATGCCGGAGACCGCCTCGTTGATGCGGGTCTGCGCCTCGGCCGCGGTGTAGGTCGCCTTGATCGTCTCCTTGCGGGTGCGGAAGGCCTCGACCTTGGCCTGCAGCCGCTGCTGGGAGCTGACGAGCTTCTCCTCCTCGGCCTGCAGCTGGGCGTGCTGGGCCTGCAGGTCGCCGATCTGCGAGGTGAGCGCGGACTTGCGGGTCAGCGCCTCGCGCGCGAGGTCCTCGCGACCGACCTCGATCGCCTTCTGCGCCTGCGCGGTGAGCTTGGCGGCCTGCTGCTCGAGCTGGGTCACCTGCAGCTCGACCCGCTTGCGGCTGGTGGCGACGTCGGCGACGCCGCGGCGCACCTTCGTCAGCAGCTCGACCTGCCGCTGGTAGCTGTAGTCGAGGGTCTCGCGCGGGTCCTCCGCGCGGTCGATCGCCTTGCTGGCCTTCGACCGGAAGATCAGGCTGATGCGCTTCATGAGGCTCATGGTGCGGCTCCTCGTCTCGTCCCCGCGGGGCGCCGGTGGGCGGAGGTGGGCGAGGACCACCTCCGCGGTGCCCCTCCCGGGCCACCCTAGCCCGCACGCCCCACCGGCCGGGGGCACGCACGGGTCGAGCGCCGGTAGGCTGGCGGCGTGTTCCGACGCAGCAGGTCCGACGAGGCAGCGGCCCCCGCCACCCCCAGCCCGGGCCCGGGCGCCGGCCCCGCCACCGAGGTGGCCGCGCGCCCCGGCGCCAAGGGGCGTCCCACGCCGTCGCGCAAGGAGGCCGAGGCCGCCCGCAAGGCCCGCGCCCGCACCCCCCGCACCCGCAAGGAGCTCGCCGCGGCCCGCCGCGCCGCCCGCATCGAGCAGAGCGAGCGGGTGCGCCGCGGCATGCGCACGGGCAACGAGGCCGACCTGCTCCCCCGCGACCGCGGCCCGGTCAAGCGTTTCCTGCGCGACTTCGTCGACGCGCGCCTGACCTTCCTCGAGCTGATGATGCCGCTGCTGCTCCTCAGCCTGCTGCTGAGCCTCACCGGCAACGCCTACCTCGTCACGACCAGCTCCAACATGATGCCCCTGCTGCTCCTGCTGGCCCTGGCCGACGGCGTCGCGCTGCGCTTCCGGGTGCGTCGGCAGCTGAAGGCCCGCTTCCCCGACGAGTCGTGGAAGGGCACCACCTACTACGCGGTCGTGCGCGCCCTGCAGGTGCGTTTCCTGCGGATGCCCAAGCCGCAGGTCAAGCTCGGCCAGGAGCTGCCGGAGCACTACCGCTGATGGCGCGCCCCGACGGGCCGACCGCCGACGTGTCGGTCCGCGTGGCCTGGGCCGACGACGCGGCCGCGGTCGCGGCCGTGCAGGTGCGGGCGTGGGCCCGCGACCTGGCCGGGCGGGTGGCGGCCGACGACCTGCCCGACGCCGAGAGCGTCGCCGCGGCGTGGCACCGCTCGCTGACCGCCTCGGGCGACGCCCGCAACCGGGTGCTGGTCGCGCTCGAGCGCGCCCGGGTGGTGGGCTTCGCGGTGACCGTGCCCGCGGCCGACCCCGACTGCGACCCCGTCGCCGACGGGGAGCTCGCCGAGCTGGTCGTCGCCCCGGACGAGACCGGGCGCGGCCACGGATCGCGCCTGCTGCAGGCCGCGGCCGACACGCTGGCCGCCGACCGGTTCACCCGCGCCGTGCACTGGGTCGCGGCCGACGACGACGCGCGCCGCGCCTTCCTGCAGGGCGCCGGGTGGGCACCCGACACCGCCCACCGCGAGCTCGACCTCGGCGCGGCCGGCGGGGCCACCCTGCGCCAGGTGCGGTTGCACACCGCCCTGGGCGACCCAGCCGCGTGAGCCCCGGCCGGGTGCGGTCGGCGCTGCGTCGCCCGGTCGTGCGCGACGGGGTGGCGGTCGGCGTCGCCACGGGCCTGTACGGCGTGTCCTTCGGCGCCGTGTCGGTGGCCGCCGGCCTGAGCGTGCTGCAGACGTGCGCGCTGTCGCTGCTGGTCTTCACCGGCGCCTCGCAGTTCGCGCTCGTCGGGGTGGTGGCCTCGGGCGGCACGGTGCTCGCCGCGACCGCCACCGCCGTGCTCCTCGGCGCCCGCAACGCCTTCTACGGCCTGCGCCTCGCGCCGCGCCTCGAGGTGGCGGGCCTGCGGCGCGCCGCGGCCGCCCACCTCGTGATCGACGAGTCCACCGCGGTCGCGACCGCCCAGGTGGACGACGCCGACGGCCGCGCCGGCTTCTGGGTCACCGGCCTGGCCGTCTTCGTGTGCTGGAACCTCGCCACCGCCGTCGGCGCCGTCGGCGGGCAGGCCCTGGGAGACCCGCGCGCCTACGGCCTCGACGCCGCGGTCGGCGCCGCCTTCCTGGCGCTGCTGTGGCCGCGGCTCCACGGCACGGTCCCGCGCCTGGTCGCACTCGGCGCGGCCGCCCTCGCCTGCGGCCTCGTGCCGTGGACGCCCGCGGGCGTGCCGGTGCTCGCCGCGGGTGGGGTGGCCCTCCTCGTCGGGGCCTGGGGCCGGCCGGGGCGGGAGCCGTGAGCGCGACGGCGCTGTGGCTCGCGGTCCTCCTGACGGCGGCCGGGTGCTACGCGCTCAAGGTCGCCGGCCTCTCGGTGCCGCGAGCCGTGCTCGAGCGACCGCGGGTGCGCCGCGTCGCCGACCTGCTCCCGGTCGCCCTGCTGTCGGCGCTGGTGGCCGTGCAGGTGCTCGCCGACGGCGACCGCCTGGTGCTCGACGGCCGGGCGGCCGGGCTGGCGGTGGCGGTCGCCCTCCTCCTCCTGCGGGCGCCCTTCCTCGTCGTCGTGGCGGGCGCTGCCCTGACCGCCGCACTGCTGCGCGCGCTCTGAGGACACCGCGCGACCTCAGAGGTCGAGGAACTCCTCGAGGCCCACGGTCAGGCCCGGGCGGGAGCCGACCGTGCGCACCCCGACCAGCACGCCCGGGGTGAAGCCCACCCGGTCCATCGAGTCGTGGCGGATGGTGAGGGTCTCCCCCAGCCCGCCCAGCACGACCTCCTGGTGCGCGACCGCGCCTCGCAGCCGCACCGCGTGCACGGGGACGCCGTCGACGTCGGCGCCGCGCGCGCCCGGCAGGGACGTGGTGGTGGCGTCGGGGCCGGGGCCGCGACCGGCGGCGCGCCGCGCCTCGGCGACCAGGCGGGCCGTGCGCTGGGCCGTGCCCGACGGCGCGTCGGCCTTGTCGGGGTGGTGCACCTCCACGATCTCGACCGACTCGACGTGGGGCGCGGCGAGCGCCGCGAACCGCATCATCAAGATGGCGCCGATCGAGAAGTTGGGGGCGACGAGGCAGCCCGTGCCGGGCGCCTCGGCCAGCCAGCCGCGCAGGGTCGCGAGCCGGTCGTCGTCGAAGCCGGTCGTGCCGACCACGCTGTGGATCCCGTGGTCCACGCAGAAGCGCAGGTTGTCCATGACCACGTCGGGGTGGGTGAAGTCGACGACCACCTCGGCACCGCCGGCGAGGAGGGAGTCGAGGTCGCCGTCGGCGTCGACCTCGGCCACGAGCACCGTGTCGTCGGCGGCGGACACCGCGCGGCAGACCTCGCGCCCCACCTTGCCGCGGGCACCGAGCACGCCCACGCGGATCGGGTCGGCCGCGTCGCGGGACGCGGGCTCGGAGCTCGCCGGGTCGTCCGGGCCGGGGTCGGGCAGCTGGGTCACCGGCCCAACCTACCGCCGTGCGGCCGGACGTCCGCGCCCGGCGCGGGTGACTGACGGGGCGGGCGCGAGGTGGCAGTCTGTCCGCATGGCGGTGCAGACGGTCCCGGCACGGATCAGGTGGGCGGTCGACCTCATGGACCCTCGCCCCGACGACTCGGTCCTGGAGATCGGGTGCGGACCGGGTGCAGCGGCGGAGGTCATCTGCGGTCGCCTCGAGCGCGGGAAGCTCTTCGCCATCGACCGCTCGGAGTCGGGCGTCGACCGCACCCGCCGGCGCAACCAGCAGCACGTCGACGCGGGCCGCCTCACGGTGCGCCAGATCGACCTCGCGACGCTGCGGGTGCCGGTGAAGCGCCTCGACAAGGTCTTCGCCTTCGGCGTCAACCTCTTCTGGGTGCGCGACTGCGCCGACGAGGTCGCGCTGCTGCACGAGCGGCTGCTGCCCGGCGGTGGCGTCCACCTCTTCTACGACGCGACGCGTCGCGACCAGGTGCCGTCCATCCGCGACGGTGCCACCGCGGCGCTCGACGCCGGAGGCTTCGAGGTGCGCAGCGTGGTGAACGCCGCCCCCGCGGTCCTCGCTGTCGTGGGTCGTAAGGTTTGAGCCTTCAGACTGCTCGGACAAGCCTGTGACCTGTTGTACGGTCATCCCAGTCCCACGCCTGGAGGTCCGGTGCCCGTCGTCGTCCTGACGCTCGACCAGCGCGGCAGCCGACGCGCCGCCGACCGCGTCCCGGACCTGCTGC
Proteins encoded:
- a CDS encoding sulfurtransferase TusA family protein, with translation MSAPAPDLELDCRDLRCPRPVIELARHLAEVPVGGVLAVVATDVAARTDVPAWCRMRGQEFLGEDAADDGAPRYLVRRLS
- a CDS encoding carbohydrate kinase family protein, with the translated sequence MSLLIAGSIATDHLMTFQGKFADSLVVDQLDKLSVSFLVEDLEIRRGGVGPNIAFGLARLGLRPVLVGAAGEDFGDYRSWLERHGVDCDHVRISESKHTARFVCTTDETMAQFASFYPGAMAEARLIELAPIAARVGEPEHVLVGPDDPDGMRRHTAECRQRGYPFIADPGQQLAFGDGELIRDLVDGAAILFSNEYESHLIEQKTGWSAEEVLDRVGTQVTTLGAAGVRVRRAGEPDLVVAAARDVAAVEPTGVGDAFRAGYLGALSWGLGLERAAQVGCVLAAYVVETVGTQEYTFTSDGFAGRVEASYGAEAAAEVRPHLPVS
- the erpA gene encoding iron-sulfur cluster insertion protein ErpA; translation: MTEQVETTDERRTDQINLSQVAAAKVKSLLEQEGRDDLALRISVQPGGCSGLRYQLFFDERTLDGDVTTDFDGVTVVVDRMSVPYLNGAMIDFVDSIEKQGFTIDNPNATGSCACGDSFH
- a CDS encoding glycerate kinase → MRVLVAPDKFAGTLTAVEAAEAIAVGWRRRAPADELDLAPMADGGPGFVDVLHAGLGGQLLAAAVTGPGGDAGGAPAAVLLVDGTAYVESAQACGVQLTGGRGSGALAERATTVGVGELVAAAVDAGARRVVVGLGGSGTTDGGAGLLAALGARADVPLDRGPAGLAGVRTVDLAAARARVAGVELVVASDVDSPLTGLFGAAKTFGPQKGLAEERLPVVDGWLEELAHATDRRASLEPGAGAAGGLGFALLLLGASRVPGVALVADAVGLPRRAAAADLVVTGEGAFDFSSRSGKVPYGVAAVAAEALRPCVALAGQVLVGSREMRALGVESAYSVSELVGQERSLAEPAAALADLAERVARTWSR
- a CDS encoding GNAT family N-acetyltransferase, producing MPDVRIRPLREDDVPAVERVQETGFAALDARTLPRGRPLPPRRTPEENEPWAERARHLLRTDPEGCWVAEHGDGTVVGYALALRRETLWVLASFVVRPDAQGRGVGTQLLAAAAQHGRGCLRAMLSASADPAAVRRYRLAGFDLHPQMELHGHVDRALLPVVRHVRPGTEADRDLLDSLDRRTRHAAHGVDHALLARQLRLLVVDRPSAQGYAYVDASGSPRLLAATDRRTARALVWEALAASAPDVAVSVPHVTAANQWALDVGVEARLSVATAGYLAVRGLRPPAPYVHHGSLL
- the nadA gene encoding quinolinate synthase NadA, with product MTTVDLPLLPLGRGSDRLSERGVECPGDLPAVSDPDLVARARAAKAALGDRVFVLGHHYQRDEVIQFADVTGDSFKLARDAAARPDAEYVVFCGVHFMAESADILTGPQQQVVLPDLAAGCSMADMARLAQVEDAWDALVDAGVAEQVVPVTYMNSSADIKAFCGRNGGAVCTSSNADVALEWAFEQRGPGTKVLFLPDQHLGRNTAVLKMGMSLDDCVVWNPHLPGGGLTVEQLRDARMVLWKGHCSVHGRFTADVVDRVREEVPGVTVLVHPECTHDVVTRADLVGSTEFIIKTVEAAEPGTAWAIGTELNLVKRLAAAHPDKRVVFLDKTVCYCSTMNRIDLPHLVWALESLVAGTVVNRIQVDADTEHWAKVALQRMLDLPGRSHRD
- a CDS encoding ATP-binding protein, which codes for MSTTASTTASTTAGTTTAGTTTAATAGTASAGATEDARREAELSAYEALTRQPRRELRALTELAAVVTRVPMATINLITATEQHQVAAHGFDASICSREDSMCAAILHETEPVVLVDARLDPRFEHNPFVTGELGDVRFYAAHQLVTPEGVAIGTLCVFDTEPRVLDDHQRLSLQTLADRIVDVLELDRRTRQLTATLARMRRVQRELERSNEELAAFAGQVSHDLRNPLTAVGMALALLREELEEAGPENDAVGQASWLATRALSATNRMRELVDELLDYARIGGDLRRTEVDLGEVVAEVLADLEGPLAHAEVSVGALPTLHADRTQLRALLQNLVANAAKFVPEGATPVVDVSATRLDGRWRVEVADRGIGVAEADAERVFEPLTRVDTRVEGSGIGLATCKRVVNAHGGEIGLQPRDGGGTVVWFELPDGSAD
- the pspAB gene encoding PspA-associated protein PspAB, whose amino-acid sequence is MGLWQSLLGRSTPRPARLDALFAVPTAALTLESTLGLHATGTASLCLRAASGPAFDRTRADILALLDADPRMPAVQVSHDRFGFTWFTLARPEAATGELCADLHVAHLLLEEQGFATGLLCSVVAFDDGSGHPLGLVYLYKQGTFYPFSPTGPQTRDTLREVQVAQAVAGDLPVEDDRQRWLALWGAPGL